In one window of Candidatus Avedoeria danica DNA:
- a CDS encoding zinc ribbon domain-containing protein codes for MPTYEYVCDACQAEFERVQRFSEDAIRDCPVCGAPKARRRISAAGIVFKGSGWYLHDSKRSSAGKPAASKDGGKSGDGDGKPDGGAKGDAAAGDGVAKGENAAKGDGGGKADGSSSGGSGPSSGDPSPPTAPSSPSGAGPAGSSGSAGSPTSGTSSPTARSAT; via the coding sequence ATGCCGACCTACGAATACGTGTGCGACGCCTGCCAAGCCGAGTTCGAGCGCGTCCAGCGCTTCAGCGAGGACGCGATCCGCGACTGCCCGGTCTGCGGCGCGCCCAAGGCCCGCCGGCGGATCTCGGCCGCCGGCATCGTGTTCAAAGGCAGCGGCTGGTACCTCCACGACAGCAAGCGCTCGTCGGCCGGCAAGCCGGCGGCGTCCAAGGACGGCGGCAAGTCGGGCGATGGCGACGGCAAGCCGGATGGCGGCGCGAAGGGCGACGCTGCGGCAGGCGACGGCGTCGCGAAGGGCGAGAACGCAGCCAAGGGCGACGGGGGCGGCAAGGCCGATGGCTCGTCGTCCGGCGGCTCGGGGCCGTCATCCGGGGACCCGTCGCCGCCGACGGCACCGTCGTCCCCATCCGGTGCCGGGCCGGCGGGATCGTCCGGATCGGCGGGGAGTCCTACATCTGGAACGAGCTCTCCCACGGCACGATCCGCGACGTAA
- a CDS encoding glycosyltransferase family 4 protein: MSRSPARLRVGLNALLLSLSDDHRAAGIHRYIVALLDALGRRGDVAVTAFTADARARRVLPPAIDIHLAPAWTRRRSLRIAYEQLALPLGLRRRHVDVFHSAAYAMPALGAPPAVVTVHDLSFVRVPETFPRRQARYLTAATRHAVRHARALIAISDFTRRELIDALGADPSRVHVVPNGVDAAFAPPRPAEIAAFRRRTGLPERYVLSVGTMQPRKNYGVLLEAYARLRGAEGGVGGASASGVDAPPALVIAGAPGWGNSDVAAVADRLGIRGDVVLPGFIDQTDLPLLYAAADVFAMPSRYEGFGLPALEAMACGTPVIVSDAGSLPEVVGDAGLTVGPDDVAGWSAALLALLTDPARRASMSARGQAQAARFNWDRTAELTVDVYRTALEHPTGQFGAHPPSILPLPQSWGRGSGGEGLGPRAGDLRSRPTIDGRQ; encoded by the coding sequence ATGTCCCGCTCGCCAGCCCGGCTCCGCGTCGGCCTCAACGCGCTCCTCCTCTCGCTGTCCGATGATCACCGCGCCGCCGGCATCCACCGCTACATCGTCGCCCTGTTGGATGCCCTCGGCCGTCGCGGTGACGTCGCCGTCACGGCGTTCACCGCCGACGCGCGGGCCCGTCGCGTCCTGCCGCCCGCCATCGACATCCACCTGGCGCCCGCCTGGACGCGTCGGCGGAGCCTGCGGATCGCCTACGAGCAGCTCGCGCTGCCGCTCGGCCTCCGTCGGCGGCACGTCGACGTGTTTCACAGCGCCGCGTATGCCATGCCCGCACTCGGCGCTCCGCCGGCCGTCGTCACCGTCCACGACCTTTCGTTCGTCCGCGTGCCCGAGACGTTCCCGCGCCGCCAGGCCCGCTACCTGACGGCCGCCACGCGCCACGCCGTGCGCCACGCCCGCGCCCTCATCGCCATCTCGGACTTCACCCGCCGCGAGCTCATCGACGCCCTCGGCGCCGATCCGAGCCGCGTCCACGTCGTCCCCAACGGCGTCGACGCCGCTTTCGCCCCGCCCCGCCCGGCCGAGATCGCCGCCTTCCGCCGGCGGACCGGGCTGCCGGAGCGGTACGTGCTTTCCGTCGGGACGATGCAGCCGCGGAAGAACTACGGCGTGTTGCTGGAGGCGTATGCGCGGCTGCGGGGGGCCGAAGGCGGCGTGGGCGGAGCATCAGCAAGTGGGGTCGACGCTCCGCCCGCCCTCGTCATCGCCGGTGCGCCGGGCTGGGGGAACAGCGACGTTGCCGCCGTCGCCGACCGCCTGGGCATCCGGGGGGACGTCGTGCTGCCCGGCTTCATCGACCAAACGGACCTGCCGCTGCTCTACGCCGCGGCCGACGTCTTCGCCATGCCAAGCCGCTACGAAGGCTTCGGCCTGCCGGCGCTCGAGGCGATGGCCTGCGGCACGCCGGTCATCGTGAGCGATGCCGGCAGCCTGCCCGAGGTCGTCGGGGATGCCGGCCTCACGGTTGGGCCGGACGACGTCGCCGGGTGGTCGGCGGCGCTTCTGGCGCTTCTCACCGACCCAGCGCGGAGAGCGTCGATGTCGGCGCGCGGCCAGGCGCAAGCGGCACGCTTCAACTGGGACCGCACCGCCGAGCTGACCGTCGACGTCTACCGGACAGCCCTCGAACACCCGACCGGGCAGTTTGGTGCCCACCCGCCAAGCATACTCCCCCTCCCCCAGTCTTGGGGGAGGGGGTCGGGGGGAGAGGGCCTTGGGCCGCGGGCTGGGGACCTCCGCAGCCGACCCACCATCGACGGCCGTCAATGA
- a CDS encoding sugar transferase → MTSPTPASSPRPWLRRRLVLPLADFAAVHLGWYLAYVVRYRFEVGGDIGPSNLLPWSVYQPWGIVLAAMIVVLCALEGLYTRRRNTPWFEVVYEQATSTIVGVAILTIVLYGVRPLAQSRLMLPYAAVATVLVLALVRVGDGAWQRWQRRRGIGVQRTLIVGAGEAGRAVMRNLLARPSLGYDVVGFLDDHPDKLDKAIGRWAPLGSTRQLGRLLREGGVDLVILALPWTARERIAHMVADCEARGVGVRIVPDLFQLSLNRVDSDALGGVPLLAVRQPVIQGWRLRLKRAIDVGFSLVSLTLTAPVLALTALAIRLEGPGPIFFRQTRVGRHGRDFTFFKFRSMVPGAEEVLPDLQAHNEAEGPIFKMRADPRVTRVGRWIRRLSIDELPQLLNVLRGDMSLVGPRPPLPSEVASYQPWHRRRLDVAPGMTGLWQVSGRSKLTFDEMVMLDLYYAENWSLMLDLRILLRTVPTVLLGTGAY, encoded by the coding sequence ATGACATCCCCCACCCCCGCATCCTCCCCCCGCCCGTGGCTCCGCCGCCGCCTCGTCCTGCCGCTGGCCGACTTCGCCGCCGTCCACCTCGGCTGGTACCTCGCTTACGTCGTCCGCTACCGCTTCGAGGTCGGCGGCGACATCGGTCCGTCCAACCTCCTGCCATGGTCCGTCTACCAGCCATGGGGCATCGTGCTGGCGGCGATGATCGTCGTGCTGTGCGCGCTGGAGGGGCTGTACACCCGCCGCCGCAACACACCGTGGTTCGAGGTCGTCTACGAACAGGCCACGAGCACGATCGTCGGTGTCGCGATCCTCACGATCGTCCTGTACGGCGTCCGCCCGCTCGCCCAGTCCCGCCTCATGCTGCCGTACGCCGCGGTGGCCACGGTGCTCGTGTTGGCGCTCGTGCGCGTCGGCGACGGCGCGTGGCAGCGCTGGCAGCGGCGGCGCGGGATCGGCGTGCAGCGCACGCTGATCGTCGGGGCGGGCGAGGCCGGGCGGGCGGTCATGCGCAACCTGCTGGCCCGGCCCAGCCTCGGCTACGACGTCGTCGGCTTCCTGGACGACCATCCGGACAAGCTGGACAAGGCGATCGGCCGGTGGGCGCCGCTCGGCAGCACGCGCCAGCTCGGGCGGCTGCTGCGCGAGGGCGGCGTCGACCTCGTCATCCTGGCGCTGCCGTGGACGGCCAGGGAGCGGATCGCGCACATGGTGGCGGACTGCGAGGCGCGCGGCGTCGGGGTCCGGATCGTCCCCGACCTGTTCCAGCTAAGCTTGAACCGGGTGGACAGCGACGCGCTGGGCGGCGTGCCGCTCCTGGCCGTCCGCCAACCGGTCATCCAAGGCTGGCGGCTGCGGCTTAAGCGGGCGATCGACGTCGGCTTTTCGCTCGTCTCCCTCACGCTCACGGCGCCCGTGCTGGCCCTGACGGCGCTCGCGATCCGTCTCGAGGGCCCCGGCCCGATCTTCTTCCGCCAGACCCGCGTCGGCCGGCACGGACGCGACTTCACGTTCTTCAAGTTCCGCTCGATGGTCCCGGGCGCCGAGGAAGTGCTGCCGGACCTTCAGGCCCACAACGAAGCCGAGGGTCCGATCTTCAAGATGCGCGCGGACCCACGCGTGACCCGCGTCGGGCGCTGGATCCGCCGGCTGTCCATCGACGAGCTGCCGCAGCTGCTGAACGTCCTGAGGGGCGACATGAGCCTCGTCGGCCCGCGGCCGCCGCTCCCGTCCGAGGTCGCCAGCTACCAGCCGTGGCACCGTCGCCGGCTGGACGTTGCGCCCGGCATGACGGGCTTGTGGCAGGTCAGCGGCCGGAGCAAGCTCACGTTCGACGAGATGGTCATGCTCGACCTCTACTACGCCGAAAACTGGTCGCTCATGCTGGATCTGCGGATCCTGCTGCGCACCGTGCCGACGGTCCTCCTCGGAACCGGGGCGTACTAG